The following is a genomic window from Triticum urartu cultivar G1812 unplaced genomic scaffold, Tu2.1 TuUngrouped_contig_6432, whole genome shotgun sequence.
GGGCTTGACGCTATGAGAGGACGGATGTGTTTTTCTATGATCTGCATACAAGCTCTTAATTGATACAAAAAAAAGAGGCGAGGGAGCTGGTTAAATGGCAACACATGAGCTTCAGATACGGCTGCACAAGAACAAAGCTGGAGGAAACTATGAAGGTCCCAGTGCTGCCAAAATTACGCATCTTTGTGTGGCGCTTCGCACACTATTCACTACCGACAGTTGACGAACGTGTTCGCCGGTGTATGTCGACATCCGCGGTATGCTTTTGTGTAAAGCAGCATTGGATCCGTGGAGGCATAGTCTACTGGACTGCAATAGGGTGTGGGCGGTGTGGTCTTTGCGTGAGGATGCTATTATTGCCCCGCTCACTTATGATGAAACGAGCGATGCAAAGCTCAGCAACACTCTGAAGGCTGGTCAGTTCATCGAGGTACTAGTCACGTTATGGGCTTTGTGGTGGGCGAGGAGGAAGGCCATCCACGAAAGCGAGTTTTAGAGCCCGCTCTTTACACACCTATTTATACAAGGTACTTGGACGAAATTTGTGGCTGTGATTTTATGCAGAAGAAAGCAGGGGCTGCTTCATCATTTCCTTCCCAATGACCAGCTCCAATTTAGAGATGGGTGCCACCATCAGATGATGCTAGCAAGCTCAATGTGGATGGTGCAGTAGCAAAAACTGTAAACAAGGGAGCAGTGGCAGTTATTTGCAGGGAGGCCCCAGGCAACTATATGGGAGCATCAGAAATGGTGCTCGATGGAGTACTTGACCTGGAGCTCCTTGAAGCACACGCGTGCAGAGAAGCGCTAGCACTGAGTGAGGACTTGATGCTACGCAATATCTGGATCGCGTCTGATTGTCTGAGAGTCGTCAAGGAGATTAATTCGGGACAAGCGTTTTCAGATTACTGCATGATCGTTAAGGAGTTTAATTCTCGAACGCTTAGTTTTAAGGCATGTGAAATATGCCATGAACGGTGTGGGCAAAATGTTGAATCTCATAGATTTGCTAGGATGGCAACAACTTTAGAGGTTGGAAGCTGTATTTGGTTGACGGCACCCCCGCCGAACCTGTGTATCCCTCTATCTTTAGCCATCTGAAATAAAAGACGCCATTCTTCTAAAAAGAAAGTTGGTGCCTTGGAAATCTGCACTGAACTAGCTCCTCCCAAGACTCCATCTCACGCACGGGTCCTCCCAGCACAAGTATACAAGTATGAAGGACAAGTCTCTTGGCGGTGGCACACCCTAGGTCCATGAGGTACACCAGCATCGAGGGAGTTCGTCCACCCTGCCTTGGACGACAGCCGTCCGGGGACGCTGGTTGTAGTTGTGCCGCCTTCGGGGAAACTCATTCATCGCGGTGGACACCGGTGCCTGAGGATGTGGCCAGCGGCGGCAGTGGCGGGAGCGATACTGTCGTGGGGATAAGAGTGTTGGCGCCGCCTCCTCGCGGcgccgcttcttcttcttcctcgagctgcctcgcacaactctctctctttctttctctctctttctttgtctctcaacacaacacacacacacaccaaggAAGAAATCCAACCGGCTTTGCCAAGAGGCCTTTCTCCTTGGTCACACGAGGGGCTACATCTTTTCTCTAGCCCTCACGACCTCCTCCTTTCTCATTAACTCAATGCAACACTTATATACACCAGGGGTTGCCTGACTTGCCAAGCCAGCCGCCACACCCGGTCGCACTAATCCACTATACACTCACGCACTAACTTGGCCGGCACACTCGGCCACTAACCAACTCACGCATGCACATCAACAAACTGCTCCACCACTCATGCCACTACATGCATGCTTTCTACTAACTACATCCCTACTCTCGGCTAACAAACTCATGCAGCCTAATCGCTACTACATGCACGCCTATGTCCGGCCCTTGCTCAACCTCTTCTTAACGGCCAAAGGACTAGGCCAACTCAACATGCACGTAGAGCGCCACGCTCCAGCCTTCGTCACACTTGCCGTGTCACATGGCCACGCTGCCTCGCGCAGCATTGCAGCCTCACGCTGCAATCGGCATCTCGCTATCGTCGCCGTATCGCACGATGTCTTAGCATCTCGCCTTCTCCCCACGCCTCCCCTGAAGCTTCACCGGACTAGCTACTCTCTAACCTATCCAACATGCATAACAAAAGCAAACTTAATATGCAGATACATGAATCAAGATTAAACCTAACAAAGAGGTGCTGGTAGAGATAGCAGCGTGGAGTAATGAAGGAGGAGGACAACGGGTATATGGGTTCATGTGTGTACAATGGCTCAATTAACCGGAGGCCAGCCCAATCAACCAGACGCCTCAGAATATAAGACATCTGACCCAATTCGCGGTTATTGGGCGTGGTCCTACATGGATCCAACGGACAAGTATGATTAGATCACGAGATCAGACGACTCTATATATCCAATACAAGTCtcgaaaaataaaaataaatgtataGCGTCCCCCGTAGCCGCCCTAAACTAAGGTACCTTTCCTGACTCACCACGGCGAAGATCGCAACCACCGACTATATGGTCGATGATTTCCTCCCTCCTTTTGCAGATCCCTGTCCCGGTCTCCCCTGCCTACTCCCTCCAAATTCTGCTCCATGGAGGCGGAGACGGAGAAGGAGAGGAGTCTcgagaagaagaccaagtcggGGCTGTACAGGTGCAGCCATCCGGGGGCGACGGCGGAGGCGGCCGCGCTGTTCACCGACGACCTCATCCTCGAGATCCTCTCCCGCCTCCCTGCTAGATCCCTCCACCGCTTCAAGTGTGTCTCCCTGCCGGCAATGGTGCTCGATGGAGTACTTGACCTGGAGCTCCTTGAAGCACAAGCGTGCAGAGAAGCGCTAGCGCTGAGTGGGACTTGATGCTACGCAATATCTGGATCGCGTCTGATTATCTGCGAGCGTCAAGGAGATAAATTTGGGATAAGCGTTTTGAGATTACTGCATGATTGTTAAGGAGTTTAATTCTCGAAAGCTTAGTTTTAAGGCATGTGAAATATGCCATGAACGGCGTGAGCAAAATTTTGTATCTCATAGATTGGCTAGGATGGCAACAACTTTAGAGGTTGGACGCTATGTTTGGTTGACGGCAGCCCCGCCGAACCTGTGTATCCCTTTATCTTTAGCCATCTGAAATAAAAGACGCCATTGAAGAACCCTAGCTTTCTGCCTCccaccggcgccggcgccggtccATCCCGTCTCCGGTGGCCCTATGGCCATGGAGGCGGAGTGGATCTCGGCCCTTGCCGGTGGGAGGGCTCCGTTTTTAGATCTTTTTTTGagctttgttagggtttgtgtcctgctcaggAAGGCGAGACGGTGGCGGCTCcttgaagatggaataaaggtctccccgcctagcccccgTTCCGGTGATGCGTCTTGCATCGTTGGTGGGCGTGTGGATTTGTGTCTCCGGCAAATCTgtctttggtggatttgctcggatctgttCGTCGTTCGTCTTCGTTCGTGTGTTTTTAGGTTGGATCCTTTTTATCTACACTTTTCATCTGCGGCGGTTGCTGTTTTGCTGCGTTGGTTCTacggggccttagcacgacgacttcccgactgtctactacaacaaggtttgcccggctccggcgagggaggggcgatgacagcggcgcgcctttggctcgcttcagtgcttgtagtcgtcgctaggtggtctacagatctggatgtaatttttattatttctagtttccgttgtactatcatgattgaagatgaatagattgaaagttttaAAAAAAAAACACCATTCTTCTAAAAAGAAAGTTGGTGCCTTGGAAATCTGCACTGAACTAGCTCCTCCCAAGACTCCATCTCACGCAGGGGTCCTCCCAGCACAAGTATACAAGTATGAAGGACAAGTCTCTTGGCGGTGGCACCTAGGGTTCACCCTAGGTCCATGAGGTACACCAGCATCGAGGGGGTTCGTCCACCCTGCCTTGGACGACAGCCGCCCGGGGACGCTGGTTGTAGTTGTGCCGCCTTCGGGGAAACTCACTCATCGCGGTGGACACCGGTGCCCGAGGATGTGGCCAGCGGCGGCAATGGCGAGAGGGATACTGTCGTGGGCATAAGAGGTGCTGGTAGAGATAGCAGCGTGGAGTAATGAAGGAGGACAACGGGTACGTATATAGGTCCAACGGACAAGTATGATTAGATCACGAGATCAGACGACTTTATATATCCAGTACAAGTCtcgaaaaataaaaataaaagtaTAGCGTCCACCGTAGCCGCCCTAAACTAAGGTACCTTTCCTAACTCACCACGGCGAAGATCGCAACCACCGACTATATGGTCGATGATTTCCTAGCCAGATCGAGGATTTCCTCTCTCCTATTGCAGATCCCTGTCCCCGTGTCCCCTGCCTACTCCCTCTAGATTCAGCTCCATGGAGGCGGAGACGGAGAAGGAGAGGAGTCTCGAGAAGAAAGCCAAGTCGGGGCTGTGCAGCCATCCGGTGGCAAGGGCGGAGGCGGCCGCGCTGTTCACCGACGACCTCATCCTGGAGATCCTCTCCCGCCTCCCCGCTAGATCCGTCCACCGCTTCAAGTGTGTCTCCATACTCTGGCGCGACCTCATCGCTGACCCCACCAACCGCAAGAAGATGCCCCAGACCCTTGCCGGCTTCCTCTACACGTCCTTCAACGGCAGCGGGTATCGCCACCACTTCGCCAGCGTCTCCAGCGGCACAGCTCCGTTCGACCTTTCCCTTCCTTACCTGCAGCTTAACAAGTACAAGGACATGGCCCAGGTGGACACTTGCAATGGTCACGTTCTCTACCGCGGCTGCACCAAGAAGGCGGCCCCTTGGGATTGGGCAGAGGATGATTGCCGTTTTGTGGTGTGCAATCCCGCCACTGGTAAGTGGCTCGAGCTGCCCCTTAAGCCTTCGGCGCCGGCAATCAGATATAGCCATACTGCAGCTCTGGCTTTTGATCCGAGAGTCTCGTCGCATTTCCACGTTGTTCATTTTGAGGAGGACTATGTGGCAAATTATATGACAGGAGTGAGCATCTACTCATCGCGGACTGGAGCCTGGAGTCGCGGGGATAGTGGGATGGTTGAAAAAGTGCCGCTGTACTTCAGGAGTAAATGTGTCTTTGTCGGCGGTATCATGTATGTGATTGGCGAGCTGCAGCACATCAACACCGGCAACGAGTATGTGTTGGTGGGGGTGGACGTGGAGGGGAAAGAGGGGAAAACACTCTGGTGCCTCAAGGATTGTGATAGTAAAGAATTCGTCCTGAAGCATACTGCCAGCATGGATAGGCTTCTGAGCATGACTAGGATGAAGTACAAGGTGGTTGAGATTCATCCAGATTGCGACACCATTTTCTTGGTTTCATATGGAGGTGCTACCTTGGCTGCATACGATATGCGACATCAGAAAGTTGGTTGTATCCTTAATCTTGAGAAGAGCACAAAACGATTTCTATCCTATGTTCCTCTGTTCTCAGAGCCATTAGCAGATGCAGATGGGCAGTAGTTTCTTACCTTCAAACCACCCTTGTGGAAGAATTGGCTCCTCTGTCGGCTGAAGTACTTGTCTATGTACTTTGGAATTTGCTTGAATTAGCTTGATTGATTTGCAGTTTAGAGCAAATGCCTGGTCAACCTATAGATTAAGCATAATGTCATTTTCAAAGGACATTGTTACTCTTGTTCTTGTTTACCTAGCACTGGCTGGCTGTTGTTCTTTGACATGTATTTGTTGCACTGGGCTTAATTATACTGTAATCATCCTTCTTATCCATAACAGTCAGTTATTATGATTATCCATAATCTTAGTGCAGAGTGTCGACCTGGGTAGTTTACTAGAAGGTTCAGTCATACTGGTTATTGGTGTGTTGTCTAGTCGACCTTTGAGTAGGTTCTTTTTATGTATTTCTGCTGTAACTAATGAATTCGTTAGAGCCTTGGATCTTTTAAATCACGGAGAAATTGCATCAATGTCAGCAAAATAAAATAACATTGCAAGCTTTGATGAAACATTTTCCTGCTGGGAGTGTGTTTGTTTTGTCCTTTTTTGTTATTTGAAGTGATAAACCAAAGGCATCATATACGCTTGTGTTTCACATATGAAAAATAGGATTTTGGCAGATGCCAGGACATTGCAATGACTATGTTAGAAATGTAGTGACAATAACATATGGGCTTGTCTAT
Proteins encoded in this region:
- the LOC125530606 gene encoding putative F-box protein At2g16220, with protein sequence MEAETEKERSLEKKAKSGLCSHPVARAEAAALFTDDLILEILSRLPARSVHRFKCVSILWRDLIADPTNRKKMPQTLAGFLYTSFNGSGYRHHFASVSSGTAPFDLSLPYLQLNKYKDMAQVDTCNGHVLYRGCTKKAAPWDWAEDDCRFVVCNPATGKWLELPLKPSAPAIRYSHTAALAFDPRVSSHFHVVHFEEDYVANYMTGVSIYSSRTGAWSRGDSGMVEKVPLYFRSKCVFVGGIMYVIGELQHINTGNEYVLVGVDVEGKEGKTLWCLKDCDSKEFVLKHTASMDRLLSMTRMKYKVVEIHPDCDTIFLVSYGGATLAAYDMRHQKVGCILNLEKSTKRFLSYVPLFSEPLADADGQ